One stretch of Amycolatopsis sp. NBC_00345 DNA includes these proteins:
- a CDS encoding S-4TM family putative pore-forming effector, which yields MTIFTDTSGVHGVPPRAIHERQLDDDMLRLQRAASASHQRGQLLEAVRVVAAAFLAAAGVLVTLFGHGRPVVSIVGFFWFIVSAFLLKRLAGTTARQGALLQEKFDTDLFHLPWRSTVAGDPIPEPDVYRLARKLQLGGAKDERITAGWYDSTADVHHPYDILIAQEQNLAWDARLRRRYGYLVAAAAVLWTAIGLAAGLAVANATLPDTLLSFFVPSLAAYQIAIEIWAGQQRVADERERLAKVVNGELRDGLPGPVPDTEWHRLRDVARDVQDGVLRTRLDPTRVSEWFYKRFRDGDERDFADTAEGHRLRLAQHTRPPA from the coding sequence ATGACCATCTTCACCGACACGAGTGGCGTGCACGGCGTGCCGCCGCGAGCGATCCATGAGCGGCAACTCGACGACGACATGCTGCGACTGCAGCGCGCCGCGTCGGCAAGTCACCAACGCGGCCAACTCCTCGAAGCCGTACGGGTCGTCGCGGCGGCCTTCCTCGCGGCGGCCGGTGTCCTGGTCACCCTGTTCGGCCACGGCCGACCGGTGGTGTCCATCGTCGGTTTCTTCTGGTTCATCGTCTCCGCGTTCCTGCTCAAGCGCCTGGCCGGAACCACAGCCCGGCAGGGCGCTCTGCTCCAGGAAAAGTTCGACACCGACCTGTTCCACCTGCCGTGGCGCTCCACCGTCGCGGGCGACCCCATCCCCGAACCCGACGTCTACCGACTCGCGCGCAAACTCCAACTCGGCGGTGCCAAGGACGAGCGCATCACCGCTGGTTGGTACGACTCCACCGCCGACGTCCACCACCCCTACGACATCCTCATTGCCCAGGAACAAAACCTGGCCTGGGATGCCCGTCTCCGCCGCCGCTACGGCTACCTCGTAGCCGCCGCCGCGGTCCTGTGGACCGCGATCGGCTTGGCCGCCGGCCTCGCGGTCGCAAACGCGACCCTCCCGGACACGCTGCTCAGCTTCTTCGTCCCCTCCTTGGCCGCCTATCAGATCGCCATCGAGATCTGGGCAGGCCAACAGCGCGTCGCCGATGAGCGCGAGCGACTGGCCAAGGTCGTCAACGGTGAACTCCGCGATGGACTTCCCGGCCCCGTTCCCGACACCGAGTGGCATCGCCTGCGCGACGTCGCCCGCGATGTACAGGACGGCGTCCTGCGCACCCGGCTGGATCCCACCAGGGTGTCGGAGTGGTTCTACAAACGCTTCCGCGACGGCGACGAACGCGATTTCGCCGACACCGCGGAAGGCCATCGCCTTCGACTGGCGCAGCACACGCGGCCACCCGCGTAG
- a CDS encoding CBASS oligonucleotide cyclase, with amino-acid sequence MGYIDDAFVKLKSNLEITTTEQDLAKARHAAIRDYVKLHWDLADDFLTGSYRRDTKTKKLKDIDIFIVIDANGSQAGYRDQAPIQVINALETLLRQKWSAAHRDSMAIVIPYAGDDEVMSIDVVPAFDREGGGYFIPNPSAGGWIATNPKRHHELSIAKNADCGGKYVPFVKMIKGVNRELGEPVSPSFLLEVMAQSLVKPPFGRYQDEIVLFLATAAERIGDEWPDPAGLGGDVNAVMNATQKLVAVDALNQARVIAERAVDLEDEGQERAAYDEWKKLFGNRMTRP; translated from the coding sequence ATGGGATACATCGACGACGCCTTCGTCAAGCTGAAGAGCAACCTGGAGATCACCACCACCGAGCAGGACTTGGCGAAAGCGCGGCACGCGGCCATCCGCGACTACGTCAAGCTGCACTGGGACCTCGCGGACGACTTCCTCACCGGCAGCTACCGGCGCGACACCAAGACGAAGAAGCTCAAGGACATCGACATCTTCATCGTCATCGACGCCAACGGCTCCCAGGCCGGCTACCGCGACCAGGCGCCGATCCAGGTGATCAACGCCCTGGAGACGCTGCTCCGCCAGAAGTGGAGCGCCGCCCACCGAGACAGCATGGCCATCGTCATCCCCTACGCCGGCGACGACGAGGTCATGTCGATCGACGTCGTCCCAGCCTTCGACCGCGAGGGCGGCGGCTACTTCATCCCCAACCCCTCGGCGGGCGGCTGGATCGCGACCAACCCCAAGCGCCACCACGAGCTGAGCATCGCCAAGAACGCCGACTGCGGCGGCAAGTACGTCCCCTTCGTCAAGATGATCAAGGGTGTCAACCGTGAACTCGGTGAGCCCGTGTCCCCGTCCTTCCTCCTGGAGGTCATGGCCCAGTCCTTGGTGAAGCCGCCGTTCGGTCGCTACCAGGACGAGATCGTGCTCTTCCTGGCCACCGCAGCCGAACGGATCGGCGACGAATGGCCCGACCCGGCGGGGTTGGGCGGCGACGTCAACGCAGTCATGAACGCAACGCAGAAGCTGGTCGCGGTGGACGCGCTCAACCAGGCTCGCGTCATCGCGGAACGAGCCGTGGACCTGGAGGACGAAGGCCAGGAGCGCGCCGCCTACGACGAGTGGAAGAAGCTGTTCGGCAACCGGATGACGAGGCCATGA
- a CDS encoding AAA family ATPase, giving the protein MKVQECVLADEVIGADSAETALWDAIVVPDEIKERLRNQTLLSLLVRPELPFTVTALHGLCTLYGPPGTGKTTLARGLPAQIARYVAGGKVRRIEINPHGLMSAEHGQSQQRVSELLGEYVPGLASDGTPTVVILDEVESMAVARSAASLAANPADVHRATDAVLTALDLNAAQHPHLFFVATSNFTSALDEAFLSRSDAAIFVPLPGAEALREILASTLLALADKYPALRELARSAAVDGIAQTARGLDGRRARKAVFEAMAHRLDTVLDPGSLTEHDLAAAVRNAVGEATTSHPEASRAAN; this is encoded by the coding sequence GTGAAGGTCCAGGAGTGTGTGCTGGCGGACGAGGTGATCGGCGCTGACTCGGCGGAGACAGCGTTGTGGGACGCCATCGTGGTGCCGGACGAGATCAAGGAGCGGCTGCGCAACCAGACCCTATTGTCGCTGCTGGTGCGCCCGGAGCTGCCGTTCACGGTGACGGCGCTGCATGGTCTGTGCACGCTCTACGGCCCACCCGGCACCGGCAAGACGACCCTGGCGCGGGGGTTGCCCGCGCAGATCGCCCGGTATGTGGCGGGAGGCAAGGTCCGGCGGATCGAGATCAACCCGCATGGCCTGATGAGCGCCGAACATGGACAGTCGCAGCAGCGGGTCAGCGAACTTCTCGGCGAGTACGTGCCGGGCCTTGCGTCGGACGGCACGCCGACGGTCGTGATCCTCGACGAGGTCGAGTCGATGGCGGTCGCCAGGTCGGCGGCGTCGCTGGCCGCCAACCCGGCCGACGTGCATCGCGCCACGGACGCGGTGCTCACCGCGTTGGACCTGAACGCCGCCCAGCACCCGCACCTGTTCTTCGTCGCGACCAGCAACTTCACGTCCGCGCTCGACGAGGCGTTCCTCTCCCGCTCCGATGCCGCCATCTTCGTCCCACTTCCTGGGGCCGAGGCGCTGCGGGAGATCCTGGCCTCCACGCTGCTCGCGCTCGCCGACAAGTACCCCGCGTTGCGGGAGCTGGCTCGCTCGGCCGCGGTGGACGGCATCGCCCAGACCGCTCGGGGGCTGGACGGCCGCCGTGCCCGCAAGGCGGTCTTCGAGGCGATGGCCCATCGGCTGGACACGGTCTTGGACCCCGGCAGCCTCACCGAGCACGACTTGGCTGCGGCGGTCCGCAACGCCGTCGGCGAGGCGACGACGAGCCACCCGGAGGCATCCCGTGCTGCGAATTAG
- a CDS encoding XRE family transcriptional regulator encodes MIKIENRPLIRRTWTGTETSDVNDPQLNPGEIAALFDRSRLRMARELRGLTQVQLAREAGSVTSASVSQFENGHARPATSTLRRLSVALRVPLSFFAAPARPPAQEQVNGFFRSLRSTSPRDRQQALAYVQLARELALELEKFVALPELDLPRFLLDAEREFYSAEIEEIASQVRDHWKIPDGPIENMARLLEKSGIVVIRFRVSTEKVDAFCVDFPDRPVVALGADKGLRDRSRFDAAHELGHLVMHAAAQVGDKAVERQANEFAAAFLMPASDIKPELPSRLDWPTLLRLKTKWHVSIAALLVRAKTLDVMDEHTYAQAWKALSVRGWRKVEPGNLGNPEVPVLLQRAVELTKKTGFTFEEFISRSGLPEADIRTLLNRDIDERPRVEF; translated from the coding sequence GTGATCAAGATCGAGAACCGCCCGCTCATCCGGCGGACGTGGACAGGCACGGAGACGAGCGACGTGAACGACCCGCAGCTGAACCCCGGCGAGATCGCAGCCCTGTTCGACAGGAGCAGGCTGCGGATGGCGCGCGAGCTTCGGGGACTCACCCAGGTGCAACTAGCCCGGGAGGCCGGCTCGGTTACCTCGGCATCGGTGAGCCAGTTCGAGAACGGACACGCCAGGCCAGCAACCTCGACTCTTCGCCGACTCTCGGTGGCACTGCGCGTCCCGTTGTCCTTCTTTGCCGCCCCGGCACGCCCACCCGCGCAGGAACAGGTCAACGGGTTCTTCCGAAGTCTCCGATCTACCTCTCCGCGAGACCGTCAACAAGCATTGGCCTACGTCCAACTGGCGCGCGAGCTTGCGCTCGAACTCGAAAAATTTGTCGCCCTGCCGGAACTCGACCTACCGCGCTTCCTCCTCGACGCTGAGCGTGAATTTTATTCCGCCGAGATAGAGGAGATCGCGAGCCAGGTTCGCGATCACTGGAAAATCCCAGATGGGCCGATCGAAAACATGGCTAGACTGCTCGAAAAAAGCGGAATAGTCGTCATTCGATTCCGTGTCAGCACCGAAAAGGTAGACGCCTTCTGTGTCGACTTTCCTGACAGGCCCGTTGTCGCACTCGGGGCAGACAAGGGCCTGCGCGACCGGTCACGGTTCGACGCCGCCCACGAACTCGGCCACCTGGTCATGCACGCCGCCGCCCAGGTCGGCGATAAAGCCGTTGAACGTCAGGCCAACGAGTTCGCCGCCGCGTTCCTCATGCCCGCCAGCGACATTAAACCGGAGCTTCCGTCGCGGCTCGACTGGCCGACGCTACTCCGCCTCAAAACAAAGTGGCATGTCTCGATCGCCGCGCTCCTGGTAAGAGCGAAAACCCTGGATGTCATGGATGAACACACTTACGCGCAGGCGTGGAAAGCACTTTCGGTGAGAGGCTGGCGCAAGGTGGAGCCGGGAAATCTGGGAAATCCCGAAGTTCCAGTTCTCTTACAACGAGCGGTGGAGCTCACGAAAAAAACTGGATTTACCTTCGAGGAGTTCATCAGCCGCTCAGGTTTGCCCGAAGCCGACATCCGAACCCTGCTCAACAGGGACATTGACGAACGTCCACGCGTAGAGTTCTGA
- the sepX gene encoding divisome protein SepX/GlpR yields MPSSVIIVALAAAWLVVLVPMVARKRQQVARTPTSALAARVVRSGSSRNEGQEEFAMSDSAKPSVEEDLAELEAELDADLDEDEELEPDPLPQPSRAVRDEPARERRGSYRPGRGGFDPEAADIAARAKYAFRQRIVVILLVVAAGSAAFAGFVLPIVWWGHGVVDVVLVGYLGYLRRQVRIENEIRQRRMARYSGTRAPRRVSERPVADEEPAAHPVAERPAERPAERDEPREQDDVEVVAPQRREIVERKPSPMSRIRRQAVVVDLDDEDPAFEELDEPGTSPYRRAVGE; encoded by the coding sequence ATGCCCAGTTCGGTGATTATCGTCGCGCTCGCCGCGGCATGGCTCGTCGTTCTCGTGCCCATGGTGGCCCGGAAGCGCCAGCAGGTCGCGCGAACGCCTACCTCCGCGCTGGCCGCGCGGGTCGTGCGCAGCGGGAGCTCTCGCAACGAGGGACAGGAGGAGTTCGCCATGTCCGACAGCGCGAAGCCTTCGGTGGAGGAAGACCTCGCCGAACTCGAGGCGGAGCTCGACGCCGACCTCGACGAGGACGAGGAACTCGAGCCCGATCCACTGCCGCAGCCGTCGCGGGCGGTCCGGGACGAGCCCGCCCGCGAGCGTCGGGGGAGCTACCGCCCAGGTCGTGGCGGGTTCGACCCCGAGGCGGCGGACATCGCCGCGCGGGCCAAGTACGCCTTCCGGCAGCGGATCGTGGTGATCCTGCTCGTGGTCGCTGCCGGTTCGGCCGCCTTCGCGGGCTTCGTGCTGCCCATCGTCTGGTGGGGTCACGGCGTCGTGGACGTGGTCCTCGTCGGCTACCTCGGCTACCTGCGCCGCCAGGTCCGCATCGAGAACGAGATCCGGCAGCGGCGGATGGCGCGGTACAGCGGCACGCGGGCCCCGCGTCGGGTCAGCGAACGCCCTGTTGCCGACGAGGAGCCGGCTGCGCACCCCGTCGCCGAACGGCCCGCTGAGCGGCCCGCCGAGCGCGATGAGCCGCGCGAGCAGGACGACGTCGAGGTGGTCGCCCCGCAACGCCGCGAGATCGTGGAGCGCAAGCCGTCCCCGATGTCCCGCATCCGCCGCCAGGCCGTCGTGGTCGACCTGGACGACGAGGACCCGGCGTTCGAGGAACTCGACGAGCCCGGGACCAGCCCGTACCGCCGCGCCGTCGGGGAGTGA
- a CDS encoding GNAT family N-acetyltransferase: MAPVTYPVESRHPGWPGKPGRLRVPAGIVEVRPVRLRDAGEWSRIRLRDRAHLEQWEPTGIGPWPDRNAFWSWPSQWAALRGLARRGQCLPFTITVDGRFAGQITVGNVIRASLRSAWIGYWVSSEIVRGGVATAAVALVTDHAFEAAGLHRLEATVRPENNPSLRVLIKAGYRQEGLFERYLDVAGAWRDHLCFAVTKEETGDGLVPRLVSTGRAGYA, from the coding sequence GTGGCTCCCGTGACCTACCCGGTGGAAAGCCGGCATCCCGGCTGGCCGGGCAAGCCCGGCCGGCTTCGGGTGCCGGCCGGGATCGTCGAGGTGCGCCCGGTGCGCCTGCGCGACGCGGGCGAGTGGAGCCGCATCCGGCTGCGCGACCGCGCGCACCTGGAGCAGTGGGAGCCGACGGGCATCGGGCCGTGGCCGGACCGCAACGCGTTCTGGTCGTGGCCTTCGCAGTGGGCGGCGCTTCGGGGGCTCGCGCGGCGAGGGCAGTGCCTGCCGTTCACGATCACGGTCGACGGAAGGTTCGCCGGCCAGATCACGGTGGGTAACGTCATCCGCGCGTCACTGCGCTCGGCCTGGATCGGGTACTGGGTGTCGTCCGAAATCGTGCGGGGCGGCGTGGCCACGGCAGCCGTCGCGCTCGTGACGGATCACGCCTTCGAAGCCGCCGGGCTCCACCGTCTCGAGGCCACCGTGCGACCCGAGAACAACCCCAGCTTGCGCGTGCTGATCAAGGCCGGCTACCGGCAGGAGGGCCTCTTCGAGCGGTACCTCGACGTGGCCGGTGCGTGGCGTGACCACCTCTGCTTCGCCGTGACGAAAGAGGAGACCGGCGACGGCCTCGTGCCCCGGCTCGTGTCGACAGGACGCGCCGGCTACGCCTGA
- the glp gene encoding molybdotransferase-like divisome protein Glp, producing the protein MTDSLDAAQADSSAEPAEASAEFRSVDAQIALTLDAAVRPRPVRVAISEAQGLLCAEEVVAEHALPGFDQAAVDGYAVRSVDVRTAGDEPVQLPVVGEIPAGSRQPRRLQPGQAVRVDTGAPLPTLADAVVPTAYTDGHQAKVTVHRSVPSAGYVRRAGEDVQIGDVAVRKGDTIGSAQVGLLAAVGRAKVLVYPRPRVSIVSVGDELVDVDRTPSVGQVYDVNSYALAAAARDAGAEVSRVGIVSSDPKRLREIVEGRLLMSEIVVVAGGAGGMSGDEVHGALSELGRIDMTRVGMHPGSVQGFGRLGPDSVPTFLIPGNPMSALVVFEVLVRPLIRAARGTRNPHRRIVGARLLSPITSTKGRRGYLRGQLLRDEANGEYLVQPLGTSGAHLLASLAEANCLINVDEDLTEVAAGEQVKVTFLAQRA; encoded by the coding sequence ATGACGGACTCCCTCGACGCTGCCCAGGCCGACTCGAGCGCTGAGCCGGCCGAGGCGTCGGCGGAGTTTCGCTCCGTCGACGCGCAGATCGCGCTGACGCTGGACGCGGCCGTGCGCCCGCGTCCCGTGCGCGTGGCGATCTCCGAGGCTCAGGGCCTGCTCTGTGCCGAAGAGGTCGTCGCGGAACACGCGCTGCCCGGGTTCGACCAGGCCGCGGTGGACGGCTACGCGGTCCGCAGCGTCGACGTCCGCACCGCCGGGGATGAGCCGGTGCAGCTGCCCGTGGTCGGGGAGATCCCGGCCGGCTCGCGGCAGCCGCGGCGGCTCCAGCCCGGCCAGGCGGTGCGCGTCGACACCGGCGCGCCGCTGCCCACGCTCGCCGACGCCGTCGTGCCGACCGCTTACACCGACGGCCACCAGGCCAAGGTCACCGTGCACCGTTCCGTGCCTTCCGCAGGTTACGTGCGCCGCGCGGGCGAGGACGTGCAGATCGGCGACGTCGCCGTACGCAAGGGCGACACGATCGGCTCCGCGCAGGTCGGCCTGCTCGCGGCGGTCGGCCGGGCGAAGGTGCTGGTCTACCCACGGCCGCGGGTGTCGATCGTGTCCGTGGGCGACGAGCTGGTGGACGTCGACCGCACCCCGTCGGTCGGGCAGGTCTACGACGTCAACTCGTACGCGCTCGCCGCGGCCGCTCGCGACGCGGGGGCCGAGGTGAGCCGCGTCGGCATCGTGTCGAGCGACCCGAAGCGGCTGCGCGAGATCGTCGAAGGCCGGCTGCTGATGTCCGAGATCGTGGTGGTCGCGGGCGGTGCCGGCGGCATGAGCGGTGACGAGGTGCACGGCGCGCTGTCCGAGCTCGGCCGCATCGACATGACGCGCGTCGGCATGCACCCGGGCTCGGTGCAGGGCTTCGGCAGGCTCGGTCCGGACTCCGTGCCGACGTTCCTCATCCCGGGCAACCCGATGAGCGCGCTGGTGGTGTTCGAGGTGCTTGTGCGGCCGCTGATCCGCGCCGCGCGCGGCACCCGCAACCCGCATCGGCGGATCGTCGGCGCGCGCCTGCTCTCGCCGATCACGTCGACGAAGGGCCGGCGCGGCTACCTGCGCGGGCAGCTCCTGCGCGACGAGGCGAACGGCGAGTACCTGGTGCAGCCGCTCGGCACGTCCGGGGCCCACCTGCTGGCGTCGCTCGCGGAGGCGAACTGCCTGATCAACGTCGACGAGGACCTCACCGAGGTCGCGGCGGGCGAGCAGGTCAAGGTCACCTTCCTCGCGCAGCGGGCGTAA
- a CDS encoding UTP--glucose-1-phosphate uridylyltransferase — protein sequence MTGAASTQTFRTAIVPAAGLGTRFLPTTKAVPKELLPVVDTPGIELVASEAAAAGAKRLVIVTSPGKEAVVRYFEPQPELEKTLEDKGKTELLEKVRRATELLDVEVAIQERALGLGHAVAQAEANLTDEDTAVAVLLPDDLVLPVGVLDRMSAVRAKHGGSVLCAFDIPKEQISPYGVFDVSDTDDPDVKQVHGMVEKPKPEDAPSTYAAAGRYLLDRAIFDAIRRIKPGAGGELQLTDAVALLIAEGHPVHIVVHRGGRHDLGNPGGFLRAAVDFALETPDYGPSLRAWLTERIGTERP from the coding sequence ATGACGGGCGCCGCATCCACCCAGACGTTCAGAACCGCCATCGTGCCTGCCGCCGGACTCGGCACGCGATTCCTGCCGACCACGAAGGCCGTGCCGAAAGAGCTGCTGCCCGTGGTCGACACACCGGGGATCGAGCTCGTCGCGTCGGAGGCCGCCGCGGCCGGGGCGAAGCGGCTGGTGATCGTCACCTCGCCGGGCAAGGAAGCCGTGGTCAGGTACTTCGAGCCGCAGCCCGAGCTGGAGAAGACGCTCGAGGACAAGGGCAAGACCGAGCTGCTGGAGAAGGTCCGCCGGGCCACGGAGCTGCTCGACGTCGAGGTGGCCATCCAGGAGCGGGCGCTGGGGCTCGGCCACGCCGTCGCGCAGGCCGAGGCGAACCTGACGGACGAGGACACCGCCGTCGCCGTGCTGCTGCCGGACGACCTGGTGCTGCCCGTCGGGGTGCTGGACCGCATGTCCGCCGTCCGCGCGAAGCACGGCGGCAGCGTGCTCTGCGCGTTCGACATCCCCAAGGAGCAGATCTCGCCGTACGGCGTCTTCGACGTCTCCGACACCGACGATCCCGACGTCAAACAGGTGCACGGGATGGTCGAGAAGCCGAAGCCGGAGGACGCGCCGTCGACGTACGCCGCGGCCGGCCGCTACCTGCTGGACCGGGCGATCTTCGACGCGATCCGGCGCATCAAGCCGGGCGCCGGCGGCGAGCTGCAGCTGACCGACGCGGTGGCCCTGCTGATCGCCGAGGGACACCCCGTGCACATCGTGGTGCACCGCGGTGGACGACACGACCTGGGGAATCCGGGTGGTTTCCTGCGCGCCGCCGTCGATTTCGCGCTGGAAACCCCCGACTACGGGCCATCGTTACGGGCGTGGCTGACCGAACGGATCGGGACCGAACGCCCATGA
- a CDS encoding 5-formyltetrahydrofolate cyclo-ligase produces MRAPGNEHLSKAEWRTRILRARASLSHSEHAEEAAALASAAVSVATPTVCAYLPFGTEPGTVSLLDALVKAGSRVLLPVIPDVPGPLDWAVYTSADELVPGRLRGVREPSGARLGVEAVGAAEVTLVPALGVDRRGIRLGRGAGYYDRSLVFAAPGASLLAVVRAAELVEHLPGQPHDVPMHGALTPAGVVRLPRCEAPDSVERDPGL; encoded by the coding sequence ATGCGGGCGCCGGGCAATGAGCACCTGAGCAAGGCGGAGTGGCGTACGCGGATTCTCCGGGCGCGCGCCTCACTGAGCCATTCGGAGCACGCCGAGGAGGCAGCCGCGCTAGCCTCTGCAGCCGTGTCGGTGGCTACACCGACCGTCTGCGCGTACCTGCCCTTCGGCACGGAACCTGGCACCGTCTCGCTGCTGGACGCCCTGGTCAAGGCTGGTTCCCGGGTGCTGCTGCCGGTGATCCCCGATGTCCCCGGCCCGCTCGATTGGGCGGTTTACACCAGTGCCGACGAGCTGGTCCCGGGGCGGCTTCGCGGCGTTCGCGAACCCTCCGGAGCCCGGCTCGGCGTCGAGGCGGTGGGAGCGGCGGAAGTCACCCTCGTGCCCGCGCTCGGCGTGGACCGCCGGGGTATCCGCCTGGGCCGCGGCGCCGGCTACTACGACCGTTCGCTGGTCTTCGCGGCCCCGGGCGCGTCGTTGCTGGCCGTCGTCCGCGCCGCCGAGCTGGTGGAACACCTCCCGGGCCAGCCGCACGACGTGCCGATGCACGGGGCGCTGACGCCCGCGGGTGTGGTCCGCCTGCCCCGGTGTGAGGCGCCGGACAGCGTCGAGCGGGATCCGGGCCTCTAA
- a CDS encoding FmdB family zinc ribbon protein, with the protein MPTYQYACKECDHRFEAVQSFSDASLTVCPQCSGPLRKVFSSVGVVFKGSGFYRTDSREAAKSSTSATPAKSEGKSETKSESKSESKSESKSASKSSSDSGSSSSSSSSGTTKTAAAAS; encoded by the coding sequence GTGCCCACGTATCAGTACGCCTGCAAGGAATGCGACCACCGGTTCGAAGCGGTGCAGTCCTTTTCCGACGCGAGCCTGACGGTCTGCCCCCAGTGCTCCGGTCCGCTGCGCAAGGTCTTCAGCTCGGTGGGTGTCGTCTTCAAGGGCAGCGGCTTCTACCGCACCGACTCCCGTGAAGCGGCCAAGTCGAGCACCTCCGCCACGCCGGCGAAGAGCGAGGGCAAGTCGGAGACCAAGTCCGAGTCGAAGTCTGAATCGAAGTCCGAGTCGAAGTCGGCTTCCAAGTCGTCCTCGGACAGCGGCAGCTCCTCCTCATCGTCCTCCTCGGGTACGACAAAAACGGCCGCCGCCGCGTCCTGA
- a CDS encoding SAF domain-containing protein, whose product MDTLLSRLPALPDLSRLRGRRARLVRRWLAAALLLAGLLVLLHPASARGAPGTATVVSARDLPAGSTLHAGDLRLADLPDLIRPTGALGSIDAAVGRLLSGAARAGEPLTDARVLGIPGTGESGRASVPVRLADAGVAGLLRPGQHVDVVAAPDALHPASVLAEDVTVVTVSRPEAGPGRVLGPSDQGPLVLLSLPVSVATQVAATSLERPVTVTLR is encoded by the coding sequence GTGGACACCTTGCTCAGCCGCCTTCCCGCGCTGCCCGATCTGAGCCGGCTGCGCGGCCGCCGGGCCCGGCTCGTACGCCGCTGGCTCGCCGCGGCCCTGCTGCTGGCCGGCTTGCTCGTCTTGCTCCACCCCGCCTCCGCTCGTGGTGCGCCCGGCACCGCCACGGTCGTCTCCGCCCGCGATCTGCCCGCGGGCTCCACCTTGCACGCCGGCGACCTCCGGCTCGCCGACCTACCCGACCTGATCCGGCCCACGGGAGCGCTCGGCAGCATCGACGCGGCCGTCGGCAGGCTGCTGTCCGGCGCCGCGCGGGCCGGGGAACCCCTCACCGACGCGCGTGTCCTCGGCATCCCCGGCACGGGTGAGTCCGGCCGGGCGTCGGTGCCCGTCCGGCTCGCCGACGCCGGCGTCGCGGGCCTGCTCAGGCCCGGCCAGCACGTCGACGTCGTGGCCGCCCCGGACGCCCTGCATCCGGCATCCGTGCTGGCCGAGGACGTCACGGTGGTCACCGTCAGCCGCCCGGAAGCCGGACCGGGCCGGGTGCTGGGGCCGTCCGATCAGGGCCCGCTGGTGCTTCTCTCACTACCGGTGAGCGTGGCGACACAGGTGGCTGCCACTTCGCTGGAACGACCCGTTACGGTTACTCTCCGCTAA
- the mscL gene encoding large-conductance mechanosensitive channel protein MscL, whose translation MLKGFKDFLMRGNVVDLAVAVVIGAAFTSIVTAFTTGLIKPLINAIGGSNAADGLGFRVLTANDKTFMDFGSVINAAINFVIVAAVVYFLIVLPVKHLQERRKRGQEPGPAEPTDVELLIEIRDLLRAQSATGKNGD comes from the coding sequence GTGCTGAAAGGCTTCAAGGACTTCCTGATGCGCGGAAACGTCGTGGACCTCGCGGTCGCGGTGGTCATCGGCGCCGCGTTCACCTCGATCGTCACGGCGTTCACCACCGGCCTGATCAAACCGCTGATCAACGCCATCGGCGGCAGCAACGCCGCGGATGGTCTCGGTTTCCGCGTCCTGACCGCGAACGACAAGACGTTCATGGACTTCGGCAGCGTGATCAACGCGGCGATCAACTTCGTGATCGTGGCGGCGGTCGTCTACTTCCTGATCGTGCTGCCGGTCAAGCACCTGCAGGAGCGGCGCAAGCGCGGCCAGGAGCCGGGCCCGGCCGAGCCGACCGATGTGGAGCTGCTGATCGAGATCCGCGACCTGCTGCGGGCGCAGTCCGCCACCGGCAAGAACGGCGACTGA